A segment of the Bacteroidia bacterium genome:
AACACGCTTTTCGCGGAGGCAAAATTTTACGCCGGATCCGTTGAAGATACGATTCCTCTGCTGGAGAACGATTATTTCTCCGGTGATCTGAGCACGATGCAGTATCTGAACGCTTCCGTGGGATTCCGTCACGACAAGCGGGATAACAAAGCGTATCCTCTTCGCGGAAGGTATCTTGATCTGGAAATCGGACAAAATGGGTTTGGGGTTCTTCAAAGCGAAGAGGTGAACCAGACCTATGCTTTCGCATCGGTGCGCAGGTACCTGCAACTAGCACCCCGCTGGTTCACGGCAGCCATGGTGAAAGGCAAAGCATCCACAGGAAAAGATGTGCCGTACTTCCTCCGGCGCGCCCTGGGATACCGCGACCTGATCCGTGGGTATGAATATTATGTAATGGACGGAACGTCCTTTGCGCTTGGCAAAACCTCCGTAAAATTCTGTCTGGTAAAACCAAAGGTTAAAAAACTGAAATTCATCCCGGCCGACAAATTCAACAAATTTCATTATGCCGTATACCTCGAAGCCTACGGGGAAGCCGGCTATGTTGATGACCCCGACAGCGGGGCCTCGAACAATCTGAATAACAGCTGGCAGTACAGTTACGGAGCCGGAATCCATTACGTAACGTACTATGACCTGACATTCCGTCTTGAATTTTCTGTGAACAGAATGCAGGAAGGTGGTATCTTTCTGAACTTCTTTGCCCCCTTCTGATATGAAAATTGCAGTTTACGGACGAATGATTGATAACAACCGGACCACGCCGGTTCAGGAATTATTTGATCTGCTGGGAAAAGAAAAAGTTGAAGTGCTGATACACGAGCCCTTCATGAATTTCATTAAGGACCGGTTGAGATTACCTGATCAGCTTCAGACATTTCTGTCGCATGACGACCTTCGTAACAGAGCAGATTTCCTCTTCAGCCTGGGCGGCGACGGCACACTGCTTGAAACCTTATCCCTTGTGCGTGACTCCGGCCTGCCGGTGGTTGGGATCAATACCGGAAAACTTGGTTTTCTTTCCAGCATTGGCAAGGAAGAATCCGCTCTGGTAATAGCCGCCCTGAGGGAGAAAAAATACGAAATAGAAAAAAAGGAAGTCCTGTTTCTGGATACCCCTGGTTTATTCAGTGATCTGCCCTATGCATTGAATGAAATTACCATTATGAAAAACGATACTTCCTCCATGGTTACGATTCACGCGTACCTTGACGATGTATTGCTCAACACGTACTGGTGCGACGGACTGATTATTTCCACGCAAACCGGATCTACGGCCTATTCGCTGAGTTGCGGAGGTCCTATTGTTGCGCCGGGGGCAGATGTTTTTACGCTCACCCCGATGGCGCCGCATAACCTGAATGTTCGTCCGGTTGTTATTCCCGATCACGGCACACTGAGGCTGAAAGTAGAAGGAAGTAACAAGCAATACATGCTGGCCCTTGATTCCCGTTCCTCCTCACTTAACAACCAGGATGAATTAACCATCCGGAAAGCCGCCTGGCGAATGAACCTGGTTCGTTTACCCGGCAGGGATTTCTTCACTTCCCTTCGGAACAAGCTTTTATGGGGTATTGATAAAAGAGGCTGAAAACCAGGGCGTAAGACAATATTTCCCTTCCCTTTCCGTTCAGTTAAAAAGGTTAAATTTGTAACTTACTAATGCTCAAAAAGATAGTCATACTTCTCGCTTTATTGCTACCCCTTTTGCCGGCAGCGCAGAACATCAATTACCGTGGTTCAGAATTCGGGCTGGGATTAGGTGCCGGATATTATCTGGGAGAGTTAAACCGCAAGGGGCATTTTAGTTATGTGACCAGGCCTGCCGCCGGACTCATCTACAGGTATAACATCAATCCGCGCTTTTCGTTCAAGGGCAATCTGGTGTTTGGCACACTGCAGGGAGACGACTCACGAACCGGCGTGCCGTCTTCTGTTCAGCGAAACGCACACTTTAAATCACCGGTCACAGAACTGGCCGCGGAGATAGAATTTAATTTTCTGAATTATGTGATCGGCAATCATAAGACCTATTTCACTCCCTTTGTTTTCGGGGGTATCGGACTTTTCCGGTTCAATCCGAAAGCACAGTTGGGAAATAACTGGGTGGCGTTGCAGCCACTGGGTACCGAAGGACAGGGTAGCTCCCTGAACGGAGATAAAAAATATGCACTGATTCAGCCCGCACTTCCCTTTGGTTTAGGAGTGAAGGCCTGGATATCCTCCCGCATCGGTATTACGGTGGAGTGGGGTTGGAGAAAAACATTCACAGACTACATTGACGATGTGAGCAAAACGTATGTTGATCCCACGGTGCTGGCGGTGGAAAATGGCCCTGTTGCGTCCTATTTTTCAGATACGAGTCTTACTCCGGATAATATCTCAAACGTTGGAAAACAGCGGGGGGATGCCACCGATAAAGATTGGTATTCATTCGCTCTCATCACCCTCTCCTTCAAACTCAAGAATAAAGTAACCACCTGCAGCAGCTACCGGTAACCCGGAAGGCATATCGGATGTCATCGAAGGAAAAGATAAACACGAGTAAATTACCTGTACACATTGCGGTGATCATGGACGGCAACGGCCGGTGGGCACGTATGCAGGGTCAGGAGAGAGTATTTGGTCATCAGAACGGCGTTGAATCCGTACGGGAAACAGCAGAAGCCGCCGCTGAGTTAGGCGTGAAATACCTGACGCTGTATGCCTTTTCAACCGAGAACTGGAATCGTCCGTCGGAAGAGGTAACCGCACTGATGTCCTTACTGGTTCATACCATTCACCAGGAGACACCCACGCTGAATAAAAACAAGATTCGTCTGAATGCGATTGGAAATCTCTCGGCGTTACCCGGAGATTGTTACAAAGAACTGCAGCAGGCAATGGCCGAAACCGCAACGAACGACCGCATGATGCTGACCCTGGCGCTGAGTTACAGTTCACGGTGGGAGATCATTCATGCGGTGAACAAGATCGCAGAAAAGGTGAAGAGCGGGGTACTCACTCCCGGAAAAATTACGGAAGCGGACTTCGAGAACGAGCTCAATACACACGGAATACCGGATCCTGAGTTGCTTATCCGCACCAGCGGAGAAAGCCGGATCAGTAATTACCTGCTCTGGCAGATTGCATATGCCGAATTATATTTTACAGAAACGCTGTGGCCAGACTTCAGAAAAGAAGATCTCTATAAAGCCATTTTGGACTACCAGGGAAGAGAGCGGCGATTTGGAAAGATCAGTGAACAATTGACCCCTTGAGATGAGAATAGTCCTGTTGATCGTATTTGGAATCTTTATTCTGCCTGGCGTTCAGGCGCAACAACCCCTGATCATTGGCGGGGGAAGCGACACCCTGAAAATAGATTACACCAATCCCAAAGAATATATCATTGCGGACATTACCGTTCAGGCTCCGGATGCCTTTGATAAAAACCTGCTCATTGCCCTATCCGGACTGGTGAAGGGAGACAGAATCAGAATCCCCGGAGACGATGTAGGAGCTGCGATCAAGAACCTCTGGAAAACCGGTTTGTTCCGTGACGTGCACATTCATGCCACGCGTGTGAGCGGTGACAAGATATTTTTGAATATCAGCGTGGTGGAAAGAAGCCGTCTCAATTTCTACAAATATGCCAACCGGAAAGACATTTCCAAGTCGGAGGCCGAAGATCTGAGTGAGATGATGCATATGCAGCACGGCATGATGATTACGGATGAGCTGATCAAAACCTCAGAACAAATCGTGAAAGATTTCCTGATTGAAAAGGGATATCTTGACGCCAAGGTGCGGATTGAACAACAGCCGGACACTTCCAAACCCAACCATGTTATTCTTATCATCCATCATGAACGCGGACCGAAGATCCGGATTAAAGACATTGTTTTTCACGGGAACACACAAGTAAAGGCCGGAAAGCTGCGGAGAAAAATGAAAGAGACCAAGCGCCGACGCTGGTACAGTTTTAATTCCGCAAAATTCTATGAAGGCGAGTATGAAAAGGATCTGGACGCATTGCTTCTCGAGTATAAAGACAAAGGAATGCGCGACGCCAAGATTGTAAAGGATACCATGTACCGCATATCCCCGAAGCGTATCCTGCTTGAAATTTCGATAGACGAAGGAAAGAAGTACTATTTCCGTAATATCAGCTGGGTGGGAAATTCAAAATACAGCACCAAGGACCTGCAGCGTGTGCTGAACATTAAAAAGGGCGATGTATACAATCAGGGGCTGCTGGAATCACGCCTGTTCATGAATGCCAGCAGTACAGATATTTCATCGCTGTACATGGACGACGGGTATCTCTTTTTCCAGATCACACCCGTAGAGATACTGGTAGAAGGCGACAGCATTGACATTGAACTGCGGGTATATGAAGGAAAGCAGGCCATCATTGATCAGGTTACAATATCCGGGAACACGAAAACAAATGACAAGGTGGTGATGAGGGAAGTGCGCACCCGCCCCGGTCAGCTTTTTCGCAGAAGCGACATCATCAGGACCCAACGCGAACTGGCCGCCCTGGGATATTTCGATGCGGAAAAAATGCAGGTGAACCCGAAACCTAATCCTGCAGACGGAACAGTAGACATAGAATATATTGTGGAAGAGAAACCGAATGATCAGCTGGAGCTCAGCGGAGGATTCGGGGCCGGACGGGTGGTTGGAACCCTGGGGGTTTCCTTTAATAATTTTTCCGGAAGAAGTCTTTTCAAAAAGGGAGCCTGGACCCCCGTTCCTGCGGGCGATGGGCAGCGGCTCAGCATCCGCGCACAGTCGTATGGCGTGGGTTATCAAAGCTATAATCTCAGCTTTACCGAACCCTGGCTGGGAGGTAAAAAACCGAATTCACTCAGCGTGACTGTTTATCATTCTGTGCAGACAAACGGGCAAAAGAAATATTCCTCGCGAAATCCGGATGTTCTCAATCCGCTTCGTCAGGCACTTACGATTACCGGCGTAAGCGTTGGGCTGGGAAAGCGACTGGCATGGCCCGACGATTTTTTCCAGATCTATCTGGAAGGGAGTTACAAGTATTATAACCTGAATAATTACCGCGCATTTTTCTCCTTCAATGACGGTTATTCCCAGGATCCCAGCGTGCGGATTGTGCTCAGCAGAAACAGTATGGATTTCCCTGCCTATGACTATCCCACCAGCGGATCTAATATTTCGTTAACCACCCAGTTCACGCCCTATCTGCGAAGTGTGATCGGCAAGCTGGATCTGACAGACATCACTGACCAGGAGAAATACAAATTCCTGGAGTACTACAAATTCAAATTCACTTCCAGTTTCTTCACCAAACTCCTTGGAAGGGAACGTAAGAACGCCCTGGTTCTCAACACACGGATCGGATTCGGATTGCTGGGATATTTCGACAAGAATTACGGCCTCTCGCCCTTCGAGCGCTTTTATCTGGGCGGAAGCGGTTTGACCGGATTTTCACTGGACGGGCGGGAAATCATTGCACTGCGCGGGTACGATGACCAGAGCGTTTCTCCTCCAACCGGCGCCGCCTCTATCGTTAAGTATACGCTGGAACTCCGCTATCCCATTTCTCTTAATCCCTCCGCCATGGTCTACGGACTTGGGTTTGCCGAAGGGGGTAATTCATGGGCTACTTTCCGTGAGTTCAATCCCTTCAGTGTGAAAAGATCCGCCGGCATTGGGGTAAGGGTATTTCTTCCCATGTTCGGGCTGCTGGGACTCGATTACGGCTGGCGTTTTGATGATATCGACCGCTCCCCTTTTATGCAACGGGGGCAACTCCACTTCACAATTGGTATGAATCTTGGAGAACTATAGATATAAATACATCTGAAAAAACACAATACAATGAAAATCAAACACTTGTTCCCCCTTTTGATGGTAATGGCCGTCACTGCTTTCACCCCCCTTATTGCCCAAAAAACAGCCTACGTAGACATTGATTACATCCTGAGTAAGCTGCCTGAGTATAACAACGCCCAATCGGAACTGGACAAGATTTCCGTAACCTGGCAAAAGGAGATTGAGTCGAAAATAGCCGAGGTAGATAAAATGTTTAAGGCGTTTAAGGAGGAGGAAGTGCTTCTTACGGAGGAAATGAAGAAAAAGCGCATGAACGAGATCATGCAGAAGGAGAAGGAAATAAAGGACCTCCAGAAACAGCGTTTCGGTGTAGACGGTGACCTTTTCAAAAAGCGTCAGGAAATGGTCAAGCCTATCCAGGACAAAGTGTACAATGCGATTAAAAAGCTATGTGAAAAAGAACAGATCATGATCATGTTCAACAAAGCTGCAGACATGAATATTGTATACTCTAATCCCAAATACGACCGGAGTGATGCAGTAATCGAAATGGTGAAAGCGGGTGACACCAAATAAAAGACTATATTTGCCCCCATTATTTTCAAAATCAACACTATGAATAATCTTTTTCGTCTGACTTTACTGGCACTCTTTCTGAGCGCCGGGTCACTGGTGGCTCAGTCCAGAGTAGGTCATATTGATCTTGATTCCCTTATCCGTCTTATGCCGAAATACGATTCGGTAAAGAAAGTTTCGGAGGAATACGGCAAAAAACTCGACATTGAATACCAGTCGATGTACGCCGACTACGACAAGAAGGTGAAGGAGTATACCGAACAGGAGAAAAACTGGACCGACTTCATCAAGGAAATGAAAAAGAAGGATATCATTCAGCTGGAGCAGACCCTGCGCGACTTTCCGCAGAATGCCCAGAACGAGATGGCCAAGAAGAATGCGGAATTGCTTACGCCGCTGGAAAAAGCGGCCCGGAAAGCGATTGATGATGTGGCAAAGGAAAACAAATACACTCTCGTTCTCGACAGTACGGTCGGGAATATTCTTTACTCTCAGCCTTCGGATGACCTGATGCCTCTTGTGAAGAAAAAGCTGGGGATCAAGTAAAGCCAACGTAGCCGATACTATTTACGGGCGCCGGACAAAGTCTGCGCGCCCGTTCTTTTTATATACCCGTATTTTTTTAGCAACCTTTTCCGGCGTGCTGCGTACACCTGTACTCATTTACGCCAAATGGTTCGTCTTACACTCCTGCTTCTTCTCTGCCTGGCTGTCACTTTTCCAGCCTGTTCCCTGCGCAGGTCCTGCGGTATGAGTAAACGGCAGCTGAAGACAATAAACGAAGGCAATTTTGATCGCTCAAAAAAAGCAGGGAAGCTGAAGAAAAAGTCGCGGCCCCGATGCGTTAAGTGGTAGTGTTTCACCCACCAGGAGACTGGCAAAAACACTACTCGCCCAGGTCTTCGCTCTGGAATTTAAACCCCAGCCTTTTCCCCGTTTTGATTTGCATCATATTGGAAGCTTCCAGCATTTCATTCACCGTAATTTCGCGGAAGGTCTCAAAGGGGGGCGTATACAGATCGAACTCCAGGCAGTAGAGAACGGCACTCTCAATGATGGAACGGATTTCCGCATCCGCGATGGGGGCGGAGAAAAATTCGTTGTGCATGAATCCCAATTGCTTCTTACCGTCTACAAAATAATGCTTGTCCTTATTAATGAATACCCGTCCGATGAGGTATCCAACGTCGTTTGAGCGGTTGTACTTGAATGAATCGCTGAGAAAATTATACACCATGATCATTCCGCAGAAACTGCGGTTCTCATCCTTCTTGATATAGGACGATTTCCATATGGGATGGCTTCTGTCGAATTCGAATACATTGGTATGCATGATAAAAATGAGCAAATCACCTCCCACCCTCATCTCACAATGATGCGCACCACGGTCTTTGTACTCTACTATTACACGCTCATCTTTCAGAACCATGATTTTTGAGTACTCTTCCGCCATGGCTTTGATTGCCATTTTGAAATGATCAAAAACCTCAATGGTGTTGTGATAAATCGTTTGCTTCAGCGAAGCCTTCTCTTCCAGGAGTTTGAGGATGCGGTCAGAATGGGATTTTTTGGTCATTTCAATACGCTTTTGCGAACAGCACCCGTTTTCCGCTGGGTTTGCCTGTAAGAATACACTTCCCGTTCTCCGGCTTTGCTTCCAGTGGTATGCAGCGGATTGTTGCCTTGGTTTTGTCCTTGATCTGGTCCGCCGTTTCCGGTGTACCATCCCAGTGCGCACTCACAAATCCGCCCTTTTCTTCCAGGAGCTTTACAAACTCATCCCAGGTATCGGCACTGCTGAGGTGAGAATCTCTGTAAACTTTTGCTTTGTTAAAAATGCCGTGCTGTATCTCCTCAAGCAATTGCACTATACGGTCATCCAACCCGGCCTGATCTACCACCTGTTTCTCCTTCGTATCTCTGCGCGCCAGTTCAATTTTTTGATTCTCCAGGTCGCGCATGCCCATGGCCAGGCGAATCGGTACGCCTTTCAATTCGTACTGAGCGAATTTCCAGCCGGGGCGCTGCGTGTCGCGGTCGTCATAAATCACACGAAGGCCCCTGGCTTCCAATGATGCTTTGATCTCTTTCACCCTTGCGCTGATCTTTCCCAAATCCTCCTCCGTTTTATAAATCGGCACAATCACCACCTGGTGCGGGGCCAGTTTGGGAGGAAGTACCAGGCCCTGGTCGTCCGAATGCGCCATAATCAGGGCTCCCATTAGCCGGGTGCTCACGCCCCAGGAGGTGGACCAGACGAAATCAAGTTTTCCTTCTTTGCTTGTAAACTTCACATCAAAGGCCTTCGCAAAATTCTGTCCCAGAAAATGAGAAGTTCCTGCCTGCAAAGCCTTTCCGTCCTGCATCAATGCCTCAATGCAATAGGTTTCAAGGGCGCCGGCAAAACGCTCGTTGGGAGTTTTCAATCCCTTAATCACCGGCATGGCCATAAAGTTCTCAGCAAAATCCGCATACACATCGAGCATTCGTTCGGTCTCAACGATCGCTTCCTCCTGTGTAGCATGCGCCGTATGCCCCTCCTGCCACAGGAACTCGGCCGTCCGAAGAAACAAGCGCGTTCTCATTTCCCAGCGAACCACGTTAGCCCATTGGTTTACCAGTATCGGGAGATCCCTGTAACTTTGGATCCAGCCGCGGTAGGTATTCCATATAATGGTTTCAGAGGTAGGCCGTACAATCAGTTCCTCCTCCAGCTTTGCATCTTTATCCACTACAATTTCCCCATTCTCGTTCTTTAAGCGATAATGCGTCACTACTGCACACTCTTTGGCGAATCCCTCCACATGCGACGCCTCCTTAGAGAAAAAGGATTTGGGGATAAAAAGCGGGAAATAGGCATTCACATGGCCTGTGGCCTTGAACATTTTATCCAGTTCCGCCTGCATGCGTTCCCAGATGGCATAACCATAGGGTTTGATCACCATGCAGCCCCTTACCGCACTATGTTCTGCCAGATCCGCCTTAACCACTAAATCGTTATACCATGCGGAATAGTCTGACTCCCTGCTTGTTACTTCCTTGCTCATACTTTTCTCTTTGGTATGGTATTTGTACCTTTATTTCCGGAATCCACTGCCCGGAGTCCAACGAAGTTATCAATAAAAGTTCTTTCTGACTCAACCTAAAACCAGGTCATGAAAAAAGTATTTTATTTCATTGCAGTGGCGGCCATCATGGGCACCTCCTGCACCTCCGGCAAGTTTGGCACCTCCTCTGCTTCCGACGACATTTACTATTCCACAAAGGATCCCGTACCTCCGCCACCGGCACCGGAAACACCTCCTCCGCCTCCTGATGGAGACGCACCTGCTCCTCAGCCGGAACAGAAGGTGGTAGATCCGGAAAATAATAACGGGGAGAAAACTGATTACTATTACGAAGACGATCAGTACGATTATTATTATTCCAGCCATTTCCGCCGGTATTATGACCCATATTATGGTTATGCTTATTACGATTCGTATTACACGAATTCATACTGGTACAGTAGCAATCCCTATCACTGGGGCATGAGTATCTACCTGGGTTATCCCTGGTGGGGGCCGTCCTACTATTACTATTCTTATTATCCGTCCTATTACTGGGGATGGTACGACCCATGGTATCATCATCATCACCATTGTGGTTATTGGGGTGGAGGCTACTGGAACGGTTACAATAATGGTTACTGGGATGGCTACTGGGACGGATATTATAACGGGAACTATTATAACAGCCAGGATGACGGGAACTTCTATTATGGGCCAAGAAACACGCCATCTTCCAACGGATCGCCCTACGCTTCTTTGGGACAGAAGTACCAATATGCCGTGAATCAGGGCGGACCAAACAACAATGGTCACACCAAAGGCGACGGTGTAAGCGATCAGGTTAATCCTTCCCCCAAGACCACGGTGGGCAAGAATCCGACCACGCCCGACAATACCACCACAAAGCCGAAAGCTCAGTCGTTAAATCATAACGGAAATGTTCCTTCGGATCCGAGTTACAATCCCAACGGCAACAATCTGCCTGCTCCGAAAGATAAAGGAGTGAACAATCCTCCTCCAAAATCGTACAATCCTCCGGCGAATACCTCTCCGGCTCCTACGGGTGAACAGCCAACCACCAACCCGCCGAAGAGTTACGATCCGCCGAAGAACAATGCGCCGCAGCCCAACCAGCCACCCAAGAGTTACGGGCCTCCCAAGGGCAATGACTCTCCCAAGAGTAATCCCCCGAAATCATATGATCCGCCGAAGAATTCAGCTCCAAAGAATAACGGTGGAGGAAACTCTGCTCCCAAGAGCAAGGGCAACGGCGGAGGTCATTCTTATAATGGCGGCAGCTCCGGCGGCGGACATTCCAAAGGCGGCGGAAATTCCGGTGGCGGGCGTTCCTCCGGCGGTAGTTCCAAAGGCGGAAGAAGATAATTACTCATCCTGACACAAAAGCCATGAAAAAAATTCTCGCAATATTCATTGCCTCCCTTCCCTGCGCGATGGTGGCACAGAACGAAATAGACGCGCTGCGCTATT
Coding sequences within it:
- a CDS encoding NAD kinase; this translates as MKIAVYGRMIDNNRTTPVQELFDLLGKEKVEVLIHEPFMNFIKDRLRLPDQLQTFLSHDDLRNRADFLFSLGGDGTLLETLSLVRDSGLPVVGINTGKLGFLSSIGKEESALVIAALREKKYEIEKKEVLFLDTPGLFSDLPYALNEITIMKNDTSSMVTIHAYLDDVLLNTYWCDGLIISTQTGSTAYSLSCGGPIVAPGADVFTLTPMAPHNLNVRPVVIPDHGTLRLKVEGSNKQYMLALDSRSSSLNNQDELTIRKAAWRMNLVRLPGRDFFTSLRNKLLWGIDKRG
- a CDS encoding proline--tRNA ligase, producing the protein MSKEVTSRESDYSAWYNDLVVKADLAEHSAVRGCMVIKPYGYAIWERMQAELDKMFKATGHVNAYFPLFIPKSFFSKEASHVEGFAKECAVVTHYRLKNENGEIVVDKDAKLEEELIVRPTSETIIWNTYRGWIQSYRDLPILVNQWANVVRWEMRTRLFLRTAEFLWQEGHTAHATQEEAIVETERMLDVYADFAENFMAMPVIKGLKTPNERFAGALETYCIEALMQDGKALQAGTSHFLGQNFAKAFDVKFTSKEGKLDFVWSTSWGVSTRLMGALIMAHSDDQGLVLPPKLAPHQVVIVPIYKTEEDLGKISARVKEIKASLEARGLRVIYDDRDTQRPGWKFAQYELKGVPIRLAMGMRDLENQKIELARRDTKEKQVVDQAGLDDRIVQLLEEIQHGIFNKAKVYRDSHLSSADTWDEFVKLLEEKGGFVSAHWDGTPETADQIKDKTKATIRCIPLEAKPENGKCILTGKPSGKRVLFAKAY
- a CDS encoding isoprenyl transferase, which gives rise to MSSKEKINTSKLPVHIAVIMDGNGRWARMQGQERVFGHQNGVESVRETAEAAAELGVKYLTLYAFSTENWNRPSEEVTALMSLLVHTIHQETPTLNKNKIRLNAIGNLSALPGDCYKELQQAMAETATNDRMMLTLALSYSSRWEIIHAVNKIAEKVKSGVLTPGKITEADFENELNTHGIPDPELLIRTSGESRISNYLLWQIAYAELYFTETLWPDFRKEDLYKAILDYQGRERRFGKISEQLTP
- a CDS encoding BamA/TamA family outer membrane protein, producing MRIVLLIVFGIFILPGVQAQQPLIIGGGSDTLKIDYTNPKEYIIADITVQAPDAFDKNLLIALSGLVKGDRIRIPGDDVGAAIKNLWKTGLFRDVHIHATRVSGDKIFLNISVVERSRLNFYKYANRKDISKSEAEDLSEMMHMQHGMMITDELIKTSEQIVKDFLIEKGYLDAKVRIEQQPDTSKPNHVILIIHHERGPKIRIKDIVFHGNTQVKAGKLRRKMKETKRRRWYSFNSAKFYEGEYEKDLDALLLEYKDKGMRDAKIVKDTMYRISPKRILLEISIDEGKKYYFRNISWVGNSKYSTKDLQRVLNIKKGDVYNQGLLESRLFMNASSTDISSLYMDDGYLFFQITPVEILVEGDSIDIELRVYEGKQAIIDQVTISGNTKTNDKVVMREVRTRPGQLFRRSDIIRTQRELAALGYFDAEKMQVNPKPNPADGTVDIEYIVEEKPNDQLELSGGFGAGRVVGTLGVSFNNFSGRSLFKKGAWTPVPAGDGQRLSIRAQSYGVGYQSYNLSFTEPWLGGKKPNSLSVTVYHSVQTNGQKKYSSRNPDVLNPLRQALTITGVSVGLGKRLAWPDDFFQIYLEGSYKYYNLNNYRAFFSFNDGYSQDPSVRIVLSRNSMDFPAYDYPTSGSNISLTTQFTPYLRSVIGKLDLTDITDQEKYKFLEYYKFKFTSSFFTKLLGRERKNALVLNTRIGFGLLGYFDKNYGLSPFERFYLGGSGLTGFSLDGREIIALRGYDDQSVSPPTGAASIVKYTLELRYPISLNPSAMVYGLGFAEGGNSWATFREFNPFSVKRSAGIGVRVFLPMFGLLGLDYGWRFDDIDRSPFMQRGQLHFTIGMNLGEL
- a CDS encoding OmpH family outer membrane protein, which encodes MNNLFRLTLLALFLSAGSLVAQSRVGHIDLDSLIRLMPKYDSVKKVSEEYGKKLDIEYQSMYADYDKKVKEYTEQEKNWTDFIKEMKKKDIIQLEQTLRDFPQNAQNEMAKKNAELLTPLEKAARKAIDDVAKENKYTLVLDSTVGNILYSQPSDDLMPLVKKKLGIK
- a CDS encoding OmpH family outer membrane protein, encoding MVMAVTAFTPLIAQKTAYVDIDYILSKLPEYNNAQSELDKISVTWQKEIESKIAEVDKMFKAFKEEEVLLTEEMKKKRMNEIMQKEKEIKDLQKQRFGVDGDLFKKRQEMVKPIQDKVYNAIKKLCEKEQIMIMFNKAADMNIVYSNPKYDRSDAVIEMVKAGDTK